Within the Syngnathoides biaculeatus isolate LvHL_M chromosome 13, ASM1980259v1, whole genome shotgun sequence genome, the region AAAATCTTACTAAATCAAATCAGTACCCACGCATTTTCGCTCGTTCCCGATCAGCGCAAATAGCGGTGCTtcgtttttttcacaaattaaattGGTGTGCATTTGTTTGTCCCTGTGTGCCGTGCAGTTGcccggcaaccagtccagggtgtactcttaatgaggaaaaacataatagaaaatggacggatgattaTTACTGCGCTAAATTTAACGTGCCGTATGCGTTTGATGTCCAGACCGTGCACCAAGATCTGGACTACATTCACGACGAGTACCTTCGCCTTCGAGAGAGGATCCTTAAGCAGCTGGAAGGGATCCCTCCCGACTCCGAGCAGGCCAAGTTCCTCCGCTCCGAGCTGGAAATCATCAGCCAGAAACTGGGAGGTCTGCAGGGTCTCTACTCGGCCTACATCCAAAGGTACTTTGTCCTTTTGGAAaagaaacacaaacaacaatttaaCGTCATAGACACTCACCGCGTGGTTGCCGACAGACTTTCGGCGCTCAAGTCCTTGCTGGAGACTCTCCTCCAGGTTGAAGATGTCGTCAAAGTCCACGAGGCCCGCCTGACGGAGAAAGAGACCACCTCGCTGGACCCGCGAGAACTGGACAACTACCAGAGCGCGCTGAAGGTTTGTACACATTCCGGGcgggggttgcaaatttgcaacagctTTAATATCATCGAAAATTTGAAGGCCGGAGTGTCAATTTCTGCAAATATCCGATTTTTCTCCCTGCAAAATTTGATTTGGTCCACAAAGGGTTAAACTCCGCTTCCTTCATTTACTACAGGAGGGGTCGCGTTTAGCTTATCTGCTATTTTTGGAAGGAATCATTCTGAAAATGCGTtgtcgttttttattttttattattgagTGTCGTATTGAGCAGAATATTGATTTCATAAAGCAGATGCAACTcagctttttgtctttttcagtgcttcccccccaaaaaaaatcggagaaaaatgtcacaaaaagagtGTAAATACTGAAATAACGATTAATACGattgttattttaattatttggtGTAAAAGCTGGGCCTGGTGAGTTGAacgaaaaccccaaaaaaatgacaaaagattaATAATGACATGTGGTTGTCACTGTATGGCTGGCAGAGACAAAGATGCGTTATTTGTAGTTAAACTCAAATTTGTGGCCAGCGTCCCATTTTCACCCATTATATCCTTCAATATATGgaaatatttcagtgttttcatctgaagccataatttggtatcaggagaggataactcatcggtcaaagttagcagttagatttttgggacgagattataaatgagtaaagttatcatataatcaTCATGTTATTTCCTCGATTGTGGCCTGTTTGGAGACTTTGATCTCaataaggggaaaaaattgccacccttgcccatgaatgggttcataaatatttggatgtatgcattttttgcaTGCGCGCATCCACTGCAAAAGCAGATTTTCCAACGGCAAAGCAAAAAAGATGCAAACGTGTCGCATGTGCGGTGTGCATATTGAATGTTTGGGAAATCGGTTAGAAGACTTGCATCTGTCTGAATATGTTATCGGAATTGTCATAAATAAATCTTCATCGCGGATTTCATTTTGCAGAGGATGTTTGGTTACTCAGCCgttcatatttcaaatgatgtgtttttttttttgttttgttttggcaacACCTCGTATCCTCTCCTACAGCaaatgaggatggagctggacCACAAAAAAGACCTGCTGACCACGATGGAGTCGGAGCTGGCCAAAGCGGTCCAGTGGAACGGTCAAGTCTCGGAGACCTTCCACAGGTGCGACGTGGACTTGTCCAAATACGCCGAGCTGGTGGCTCAGCTGTCCGACCGCTGGCGCCGCATCCAAACCCAAATCGACACCCGGTCGGTACAACCGTCACGTCTGAGTCCCGTTTCGCTCTCGCTTTGAATGAGACTTAAAAACATCCCTTCCCCTTTTCCCCCTTCCTCCTCTCTCAGATTGCGGGATTTGGAGAAACACGAGAAGCAGCTGAAAGGCTACCGGCAGAGCAGCACTTCCATCGAGCAGTGGATAAACAATGCCCGGAAGCGGCAGGACGGCCTACAGAACGTCAAGCTGACGAACATCCAGATGGTCACGGACTACCTCAACCAGCAGAAGGCAAGTTTCCGCGCGCGCCGTCTTGTTTGCGTCAAAGTTTCCCCTAACTGCCGATCCCTACATACGCAGATACTTCACGGTGAAAttaaaggaaggaaggaccaAGTGGAAGATGTGCAGAAAGACGCCGACACCTGCTCGGCCTCCATTAAGGTCGGCCGAGCGTCAAAGAAACAGGCCCCACCGCACGCTTTAGCGCTAGCAAATGAAAATaaccttcctctctctctcgctctctttctttctcctgACCGTGCGCCGTTGTGTTTTTTCAGGACTACGAGATGCAGCTGGCTTCCTACAGTTCCGGCCTGGAAACGCTCCTGAATATTCCGATCAAAAGAACCATGCTGAAGTCGCCCGCGACGGTTATCAGACAGGAGGTACCaacgaggctttttttttttagtcaccaGGTCGCCACGCTCGCTGTGCGCGTGTTTCACTTGCAGAAGCTAATCAGATCCCCTACAATAGTCGCATCATCTGGCTTTAAAAAGATAATACGTGCACTTTACTTGTCGCTTACTTTTTAACACAATATGTATGTTATTCAGTTATTGCTGCGCTTacagtttttcattttacactCATTGTCTTAAAgtatttttcatgcaaatgCAATTTTACTGTGTTCGAGAAGGTCAGCGGTGCGCCGTGGTGCGCTGCGACTCACGTACAAATTAATTTCATCACCACCAGTGGAACAAATTTCTCTCGTAAAGCCAAAGACCCCGCAAATTTCCGTTTTCATTAAACGTCCACAACCTCTAGGTAGGTGTGTTTGATAACTACTAGCAAGCTAATTGTGCAATTCTTCTAACCATCAGGCGTCTGAGCTGCAGTCCCACTACATTGAGCTCCTGACTCGCTCAGGTGACTATTATAAGTTTCTCGGGGAGTTGCTGAAGAACATGGAAGAGCTGAAGGTAACTTTCAGTCCCGCTTGGTTCGTTTGATGGAAGATAAACCAGCAAACCGATCTAAAAAAATCTTTCCACCCGCAGATCAGGAACACGAAGATTGAGATGCTGGAGGAGGAACTCCGACGCCTGAAGGAGCAGCTCGGGGATAGCGGCGGGAAAAATAAGGCTCTGGAAGACGCCTTGGCCCGCCTCAAGCTGGAGCTCAGCCAGTCGAAAGATCAGCTCGTTTCTCTGGAAGAAGTGAAGAGAACCACGTCCATTCAAGTATCTGCCGCCAAGGAGAGCCTGGACAGTACCCACGGCCAGATCCAAGAGCTGACTGACCAGCTCAACCGCATTAAGTACCAACTggaggaagaaaagaggaaaaaacggCTGGCCGAAGAGCGCTACACCAGCCAGCAAGAAGAATACGAGGCGGCTGTTCGCCGCAGGCAGAAAGAGCTTGATGAGGTTAACTGGATCAAGATTGACTTGGAAAAGAGCGTCAAGGACAAGGAACGTGAGCTCGAGAGGCTGAAGATACtgctggaggaggaggcggcccgTCGCCGCAATGCCGAGTCAGATATTTCAAAGGTAAGAACACAGTGCACCCAGGAGGTCAATCAGCTTAAGCAAACGTACGAGACCCAGATCCACGTCACCAAGACCACCGTCCTGAAAGCCTcgcagcagcaggaggaggactCGGCCGAGCTCAGGCGGCAGTACGAGATGCTCGCCGGAGAGAAGAGAGACCTGGAAGACGAGCTGCGGAGACTCAAACTCTCCATCGCCCACGCCGAAGAGCAAAAAAACCGAGCGGAGCTAGAGACCAACCAGCAGAGGACGTCGTTGACTCAAGAGACGAGGATACGAAGTGAGCTGGAGGTGCAGATCAGAAAGTGCACGCAGCAGAAAGACGAGGATGACCTCAAACTGAAAGAGGCGGCCAAAAATATTCAGGACAAAGGGAGGCAGATCAGCATGCTTACACGGGATCTCGAAGAGGAAGGGAAGAAGAGGAGGGCCTTGGAGTTGGAAATCAGTTCCCTAAAGCAATCGCAGGCAGAGCTAAAGGCCAGGAACGCCTCCAGTCTGGAGACCATCAACAAGCTGAAAGTGTCCGAGAAGGAGATCCACATCGCCCGAGTTGAGCTGGAGAAGCAGACCAGCGACCGGAACAAGGCAGAGCAGAGCGCTGTCAGGCTCCAGAGCCGCATCCGAGATCTACAATGCTCTCTGGATGCCACGGGGGCCGATCTGGAGAAGCAAAAGAAGGCAACCCAAGAGGAGTTCACGCGCAGAAAGAGACTGGAGTCGGAGCTGGAGAGGGTGACGCAAACGTGCAAAGAGTACACCACCACCATCACGAGCCTCAAGTCCATTCAGGTGGAGGCCACAAACTCTGGCAGGAAGCATGAGCAGGATCTCCGAGCTCTTCAGGAGGCTCGGGACAAGAGCCTCAGGGAGCACAAACTCACCAAAGATGAGCTAGCAGCTGCCATGGCCGAGCTGAAAACGGTCAAACAGAAGCTTCACGGCGATCAACTCCAGATCGTGGAGTTCAACCAACGCAACGAAAGCCTGTACAAAACCATCGAGGACAAAAGCCGCCACCTCAACGAATGCACCGTCGAAATAGAACGTCTCAAGACTCAGACGCAGAACCTGACGAAGGAGAGACTGAGGTTGGAGGAGGAGCTGAGAGCCCTTAGACAGGAGAGGGATGAGCTGAGGCTCAGCAGGGACGCCGTGGATGGCGAGAACGCAACTCAGATGGCGGCCTTGCATGTCCAACTTCAGAGTAGCAACAAGAGGACAGCCGAGCTCCAGGCTCTCGTCAACGACCTGACCAAGGAGAGAGAAAAGCTTATGGTCGAAATAGACAAATTCCAAAAGCAGTCTTTCGaggtatttttgtttgtactgAAGGATCGCCTCTACATAATTCCACCATtttaccccccctcccccccccccttctgctGTCGCATGAACAATTACCGAGTCGTAAGGCTGAAAACGAAGCATTCAACGTAGCGATCAAATGAACGATTATcaaacacaagatggcgtaTTCGGGGAGTTTTGTTAGAAATTAAATTCTCGCTTCTCTTCAGATCCGCATGTGCTTTCCACTAGAAACAGCCCTAACTCATAATCATTGTATACTAATTGTACATGCACGGATATATTATTACAGTGGACCCTCAGAACTCAGGTGTAGCCCATTCAAGGACCTTGTTCATGTTGTTTAGCTATCACATAAAATCTCCCAAAGGGAAAACTGAAATAGAATAATCGGGAATGCGAAAGCGAACGATTTCATAATGGCTAAATTGGCATTTAATTGAAcaatgcttcattttttttttttttttatagatcgGTTTAACAAAAAATAGCAGCTCTAACAGAGTGCGAGACTCcgtatcaaacaaaacacaacctgCAAAAGAAAGTAatcataaaagtaaaataatgaatgaaaacaaatctcATTCCTTTTCGATGCTCAAGAACGACTCCATTTGGCATAGAAGTGGTGCAGAGTTTTACTCACTGTCGGTCCATGATCCAAGTCTCCAGTGAATTCtgccaaaatgtccattttggCCCTCCCAAAGGGTCGTTCAACTGTTGGCGAGCGGGGCACACTCGGAAGGATCATTTCAAATCTGCGTTCAGTCGTCTCTACTCGTCACTTGGTTGTAGCACCGCTTCTGGTCTTTCCCACGACATCTCCTCCATGATTCATTCCTTGCCGAAGGGACATCCGACAACAGGAGTATGGTAACAGTTTTACTTCAACCAAATTTTCCTTGAAATTAGAGGTTGAGTTCTGAGAAACCACTGTACCTGCAAGTCGTGTactgtaccgtctttttttttttcgtcaactTCCCTTCAGATGTTTAAGTCTTGTTTGCTCATATCTCCACAGACATCCATCATGGTGCACGAGTCTCAAAGCAAGCACAGCGAAGTGCTGCTGGAGAGGGACGAATTGCTTTCCAAACTGAAATTGCTGGACCAGGACAAACACCGCCTGAAGCGCCTCGAAGAGGAACTGGCCCGGATCAAACACTCGCTGGAGACCGAGCTCCGCAACAAGCAGCGCTTGGTCGATGAGAAAAACAGCGTTCTCAAAGATTTCACTCTTTTGAAGAGCCAGTACGAGCTGAAGGAGAGCCAGCTCAGGCAGTGGGAGTCGGACAGGTCCAAGACAGATCAGGATAGGCTGAGTCTCAAGAAGGAGATCGACAGGTTGATGAGAGAGCTTCAAAGTGTCGAGGAACGTTACAAGAGCAGGCTGATGAGCGCCGAGAGGGAGGCGGCGGAGCTTGCTCACAAGAGGGACGCGCTGCAGAGGGAAATAGAGAGGTTGCAGAGGAGGCCGAGCACGTTGAGTAGACAGACGCAGACGGACATGAAGATTGCGACGATCGACCCCTCCAAACTCGTCTTTGATGGGGTGCGCCGCAAAGTCACAGCCCACCAGCTGTGCGACTGCGGCATCATCAGCAAGGCGACTTTAGAGCTGCTCCTGCAGGGGAAAAAGTCGGTGGACGAGGTCGCCGTGGACATCCAAGTCAACCTCAAGGGTACGGGCGTCATCGCTGGGATGATCGCAGGTTCTCAAGGGAAAATGGCCTTCACCGaagccaaaaaaagaaatctccTCAGCCCGGAGAGCGCGCTCATGCTGTTGGAGGCTCAGGCAGCAACGGGCTACATAGCAGACCCGGCTTTTAACGACAAGATGCCCGTGGACACCGCTTGCTCCAGAGGGATCGTGGACGCAGAAGACAGAGACGCCTTGGTGAAAGCCGAGGCCGCAAGCGTCGGTTTCAAAGATCCTTACACGGGGAAAGTGCTATCTGTGGGCCAGGCTTGCAAACAAGGCCGAATCGACAAGGACACCGCACTCCGCCTGTTGCAGGCTCAAGAGTCTGTCGGAGGGATCTTGGACCCGGTTCTCAGCGTCTTCCTTCCAAAAGATTTAGCACTGGATCGCAACCTTATTGATGAGGAGCTCTACAGGGCTTTAAGCCGAAGACCCGCCTGCTACCTGGATCCGACGACAGGGGAAAACGCGAGCTACGGTGACCTCAGGCGGAAGTGTAGCGTGGAACCTGTCCACGGTTTACTTTTGCTTCACGGACCGGAAAAACCCATGACAGTAAAGGGTCTCCGTGGACAAGTCTCTGTGACGGAGCTCATTGAGTCTGAATTGCTCGACGCAAGCGATTTGCAAAAGCTCAGAGAAGGGGCGCTCACCAGCAGAGAAATTGAGGAGAAGCTCAAGTCTTACCTGTACGGATCGACCTGCATTGCGGGGATCTTCGATGAGGTCAATGACAGAATATGGCCCTTTTATCAGGCCATGAAGGAAGGTCTGCTCATGAGGGGAACCACCTTGGAGCTTCTCGAAGCCCAAGCCGCGTCCGGCTTCATCGTCGACCCAGTCAACAACGTCTTCTTGACAGTCGACGAGGCCGCGAAGAGAGCCCTGATCGGAAAAGAATTCAAGAATAAATTGCTCTCCGCCGAAAGGGCCGTGACCGGATACACCGACCCCGCCACGGGAAAGACCATCTCCCTTTTCCAGGCCATCGAGAAAGGGCTTATTGAGAAAGGCCACGGAATCCGTCTACTTGAGGCTCAGATCGCCAGCGGCGGGATTATTGACCCAAAAGAGAGCCATCGTATCGACGTTTCTGTCGCTTACAAGCGAGGATATTTCGATGAGGAGATGAATGAGATCCTGACCTACGAAGGGGACGACACAAAAGGGTTCTTCGACCCGAACACGAAGGAAAACCTAACGTATCTTCAGCTCAAGGAGAGGTGCATCACCGATCCCAAAACCGGCCTCGTGCTCCTGCCTCTTAAAGACAAGAAGAAAGTCCAGACATCACAAGAGAGCCGAAGTAATGTCCTCCGCAAGAGGCGGGTGGTGATTGTTGACCCGGACACCGGTCTCGAGATGTCCGTGAGGGAGGCCTATCACCGCGAGTTAATCGACTACGACACCTTTCTGGACTTGTCAGAACAGGAGTGCGAGTGGGAAGAAATTACGATCAAAGGGTCCGACGGCTCCACCCGCCTGGTCATAGTGGACAGAAAGACGGGGACCCAGTACGACATAAAGGACTGCATGGAGCGCGGTATTATCGACCAGAAGTCCCTGGATCAGTATCGGGCCGGAACTCTCACCTTGACGCAGTTTGCCGACCACATTTCCAGCAGAACCAGCGGCAGCGAGATGACCATCACAGCCAGCAGCGCCGAGGACGTGATCACCTGCAGCAGTCCCACCCTGGCCGCGCCGTCCTCTCCGACCGTTCGGAAACGCTTCAACAGTATCTCCATCACGCTCTCTCCCCCCGAGCTGTTTGACGACCAGAGCCCGGTGGCAGCCATATTCGACACGGAAACTTTGGAAAAGATAACCGTCCCCGAAGCGCATCGAAGAGGGATCGTGGATACCATCACCGCGCAGAGGCTCTTGGAGGCCCAGGCGAGCACCGGAGGGATTATCAACCCCGCAAACGGTCAGCGATTAACGCTACAGGACGCCGTCCATCAGTGCGTCATTGACGAAGCCATGGCCAATAAACTGAAGGCTGCCCAGAAAGCCTATGTTGGTTTTGAGGACGTGAAGACCAAGAGAAGGATGTCCGCAGCAGAGGCGGTGAAGGAGGCGTGGCTGCCTTACGAGGCCGGCCAGCGCTTCCTGGAGTTTCAGTACCTGACCGGAGGCCTGATCGAGCCCGGCACCGGAAAACGCATTAGCATCGAGGAGGCCATCCGCAAAAGCTGGCTGGACGGCCTGGCGGCGCAGAAGCTTCAGGACACCCGCAACTATCCCAAAAACCTGACCTGTCCCAAGACCAAGCTGAAGATCTCCTACAAGGAAGCCATGGATAGCTGCATGGTGGAAGAGAGCAACGGCATGAAGATGCTGCAGGCCTCCTCGGTCTCCTCAAAGGGACTCAGCAGCCCTTACAACGTCTCCAACCCGGGATCTCGGTCCGGCTCCAGGTCCGGCTCCAGAAGTGGATCTCGCAGAGGCAGCGTGGATTATTCATCTACGTACACCTACAGCTTCTCATCCAGCAGCACAAGCGGCAACTATTAATTTTCCATCTTTGTGCACGGAACACCACAAACTATAGATTCTTATTAACTAACCATTTTACACTTTAACATTTTTCCAAAGGTTTTTCTGGTATATAGTAGGAGATTTTGGGACGTTTAACAATTAAGTATGATTGCATGAGTGGTTTGatccggtgtttttttttttttttttttttaacttatgcTTACCATAATTCACTTTTGCATAAACAAGTATATTCGTAATAACTCTTTTTAAAACAgtagatggcttttttttttttttttttttttttagagttcaGTCTTATGTTTTAAATTGCTCAATTTGTCACTTGCGAGTTTTTGAtagtttgtttttgcttcactcttcatgtgttttatgcttttgcagataaa harbors:
- the LOC133511373 gene encoding desmoplakin-A-like isoform X2, with protein sequence MSMYGGSTSRLASMGQRSNSRPDLSSSSFRNEVFVSGNGFQSGDYQMGDGGYTYKTTYSRSSTHGGTGGRKMQVSMGAGGVGGGGAISVEDMQEKVMQLKAMSHEYLHRAKMILQSGGPPGEAEKMLMMAGEHMELLRTYGVELQQMRIPNDVFASVNQLEHVYGGVQQQMIGTMTIKRGTAGGLGAAEGGRHFKDAMAWIAQQKRMIQTAPWGEDSSTIENQIMSHNKFHSTIQRNQEVDRARDELGMRGDKSNLYIMEQEWDSLQKMSHNRVNQLRELQGIIEEISRAIMWVNEKEEEELVFDWGDKNIDQYIPRKQESYSKLMKDLEEKEKDLNKLKLKADGLLSNSHPASDKIEAYMDTLQTQWSWLLQITKCIHVHLKENAAYSQFFKEANETYEKLRKDRENIQTKFTCNKNTPLENLVELLKYLEKEKERIMENKRQVQSLVNKSKSIVRLKPRNPEEPTTAGNPIMVRALCDFKQDQKGILKGNEGILKDNTQRSKWLVTGPGGLDMLIPSVCLLIPPPNPLSIGLANKNEQFYEAILAIWNQLYINIKSLISWQYCLKDINYINSLTFSMISKMRPEEYRSIIKRLETHYQEFLRTSQGCDLFGEEEKLSIQNHFDKAQTHYDTLVIQLTGPKEESKQETSKPAPPKIQALSITLLSTLQELRRRLELAESGLTGHLHVCGGENSLQECLVHIEKLQTVHQDLDYIHDEYLRLRERILKQLEGIPPDSEQAKFLRSELEIISQKLGGLQGLYSAYIQRLSALKSLLETLLQVEDVVKVHEARLTEKETTSLDPRELDNYQSALKQMRMELDHKKDLLTTMESELAKAVQWNGQVSETFHRCDVDLSKYAELVAQLSDRWRRIQTQIDTRLRDLEKHEKQLKGYRQSSTSIEQWINNARKRQDGLQNVKLTNIQMVTDYLNQQKILHGEIKGRKDQVEDVQKDADTCSASIKDYEMQLASYSSGLETLLNIPIKRTMLKSPATVIRQEASELQSHYIELLTRSGDYYKFLGELLKNMEELKIRNTKIEMLEEELRRLKEQLGDSGGKNKALEDALARLKLELSQSKDQLVSLEEVKRTTSIQVSAAKESLDSTHGQIQELTDQLNRIKYQLEEEKRKKRLAEERYTSQQEEYEAAVRRRQKELDEVNWIKIDLEKSVKDKERELERLKILLEEEAARRRNAESDISKTSIMVHESQSKHSEVLLERDELLSKLKLLDQDKHRLKRLEEELARIKHSLETELRNKQRLVDEKNSVLKDFTLLKSQYELKESQLRQWESDRSKTDQDRLSLKKEIDRLMRELQSVEERYKSRLMSAEREAAELAHKRDALQREIERLQRRPSTLSRQTQTDMKIATIDPSKLVFDGVRRKVTAHQLCDCGIISKATLELLLQGKKSVDEVAVDIQVNLKGTGVIAGMIAGSQGKMAFTEAKKRNLLSPESALMLLEAQAATGYIADPAFNDKMPVDTACSRGIVDAEDRDALVKAEAASVGFKDPYTGKVLSVGQACKQGRIDKDTALRLLQAQESVGGILDPVLSVFLPKDLALDRNLIDEELYRALSRRPACYLDPTTGENASYGDLRRKCSVEPVHGLLLLHGPEKPMTVKGLRGQVSVTELIESELLDASDLQKLREGALTSREIEEKLKSYLYGSTCIAGIFDEVNDRIWPFYQAMKEGLLMRGTTLELLEAQAASGFIVDPVNNVFLTVDEAAKRALIGKEFKNKLLSAERAVTGYTDPATGKTISLFQAIEKGLIEKGHGIRLLEAQIASGGIIDPKESHRIDVSVAYKRGYFDEEMNEILTYEGDDTKGFFDPNTKENLTYLQLKERCITDPKTGLVLLPLKDKKKVQTSQESRSNVLRKRRVVIVDPDTGLEMSVREAYHRELIDYDTFLDLSEQECEWEEITIKGSDGSTRLVIVDRKTGTQYDIKDCMERGIIDQKSLDQYRAGTLTLTQFADHISSRTSGSEMTITASSAEDVITCSSPTLAAPSSPTVRKRFNSISITLSPPELFDDQSPVAAIFDTETLEKITVPEAHRRGIVDTITAQRLLEAQASTGGIINPANGQRLTLQDAVHQCVIDEAMANKLKAAQKAYVGFEDVKTKRRMSAAEAVKEAWLPYEAGQRFLEFQYLTGGLIEPGTGKRISIEEAIRKSWLDGLAAQKLQDTRNYPKNLTCPKTKLKISYKEAMDSCMVEESNGMKMLQASSVSSKGLSSPYNVSNPGSRSGSRSGSRSGSRRGSVDYSSTYTYSFSSSSTSGNY
- the LOC133511373 gene encoding desmoplakin-B-like isoform X1, with the translated sequence MSMYGGSTSRLASMGQRSNSRPDLSSSSFRNEVFVSGNGFQSGDYQMGDGGYTYKTTYSRSSTHGGTGGRKMQVSMGAGGVGGGGAISVEDMQEKVMQLKAMSHEYLHRAKMILQSGGPPGEAEKMLMMAGEHMELLRTYGVELQQMRIPNDVFASVNQLEHVYGGVQQQMIGTMTIKRGTAGGLGAAEGGRHFKDAMAWIAQQKRMIQTAPWGEDSSTIENQIMSHNKFHSTIQRNQEVDRARDELGMRGDKSNLYIMEQEWDSLQKMSHNRVNQLRELQGIIEEISRAIMWVNEKEEEELVFDWGDKNIDQYIPRKQESYSKLMKDLEEKEKDLNKLKLKADGLLSNSHPASDKIEAYMDTLQTQWSWLLQITKCIHVHLKENAAYSQFFKEANETYEKLRKDRENIQTKFTCNKNTPLENLVELLKYLEKEKERIMENKRQVQSLVNKSKSIVRLKPRNPEEPTTAGNPIMVRALCDFKQDQKGILKGNEGILKDNTQRSKWLVTGPGGLDMLIPSVCLLIPPPNPLSIGLANKNEQFYEAILAIWNQLYINIKSLISWQYCLKDINYINSLTFSMISKMRPEEYRSIIKRLETHYQEFLRTSQGCDLFGEEEKLSIQNHFDKAQTHYDTLVIQLTGPKEESKQETSKPAPPKIQALSITLLSTLQELRRRLELAESGLTGHLHVCGGENSLQECLVHIEKLQTVHQDLDYIHDEYLRLRERILKQLEGIPPDSEQAKFLRSELEIISQKLGGLQGLYSAYIQRLSALKSLLETLLQVEDVVKVHEARLTEKETTSLDPRELDNYQSALKQMRMELDHKKDLLTTMESELAKAVQWNGQVSETFHRCDVDLSKYAELVAQLSDRWRRIQTQIDTRLRDLEKHEKQLKGYRQSSTSIEQWINNARKRQDGLQNVKLTNIQMVTDYLNQQKILHGEIKGRKDQVEDVQKDADTCSASIKDYEMQLASYSSGLETLLNIPIKRTMLKSPATVIRQEASELQSHYIELLTRSGDYYKFLGELLKNMEELKIRNTKIEMLEEELRRLKEQLGDSGGKNKALEDALARLKLELSQSKDQLVSLEEVKRTTSIQVSAAKESLDSTHGQIQELTDQLNRIKYQLEEEKRKKRLAEERYTSQQEEYEAAVRRRQKELDEVNWIKIDLEKSVKDKERELERLKILLEEEAARRRNAESDISKVRTQCTQEVNQLKQTYETQIHVTKTTVLKASQQQEEDSAELRRQYEMLAGEKRDLEDELRRLKLSIAHAEEQKNRAELETNQQRTSLTQETRIRSELEVQIRKCTQQKDEDDLKLKEAAKNIQDKGRQISMLTRDLEEEGKKRRALELEISSLKQSQAELKARNASSLETINKLKVSEKEIHIARVELEKQTSDRNKAEQSAVRLQSRIRDLQCSLDATGADLEKQKKATQEEFTRRKRLESELERVTQTCKEYTTTITSLKSIQVEATNSGRKHEQDLRALQEARDKSLREHKLTKDELAAAMAELKTVKQKLHGDQLQIVEFNQRNESLYKTIEDKSRHLNECTVEIERLKTQTQNLTKERLRLEEELRALRQERDELRLSRDAVDGENATQMAALHVQLQSSNKRTAELQALVNDLTKEREKLMVEIDKFQKQSFETSIMVHESQSKHSEVLLERDELLSKLKLLDQDKHRLKRLEEELARIKHSLETELRNKQRLVDEKNSVLKDFTLLKSQYELKESQLRQWESDRSKTDQDRLSLKKEIDRLMRELQSVEERYKSRLMSAEREAAELAHKRDALQREIERLQRRPSTLSRQTQTDMKIATIDPSKLVFDGVRRKVTAHQLCDCGIISKATLELLLQGKKSVDEVAVDIQVNLKGTGVIAGMIAGSQGKMAFTEAKKRNLLSPESALMLLEAQAATGYIADPAFNDKMPVDTACSRGIVDAEDRDALVKAEAASVGFKDPYTGKVLSVGQACKQGRIDKDTALRLLQAQESVGGILDPVLSVFLPKDLALDRNLIDEELYRALSRRPACYLDPTTGENASYGDLRRKCSVEPVHGLLLLHGPEKPMTVKGLRGQVSVTELIESELLDASDLQKLREGALTSREIEEKLKSYLYGSTCIAGIFDEVNDRIWPFYQAMKEGLLMRGTTLELLEAQAASGFIVDPVNNVFLTVDEAAKRALIGKEFKNKLLSAERAVTGYTDPATGKTISLFQAIEKGLIEKGHGIRLLEAQIASGGIIDPKESHRIDVSVAYKRGYFDEEMNEILTYEGDDTKGFFDPNTKENLTYLQLKERCITDPKTGLVLLPLKDKKKVQTSQESRSNVLRKRRVVIVDPDTGLEMSVREAYHRELIDYDTFLDLSEQECEWEEITIKGSDGSTRLVIVDRKTGTQYDIKDCMERGIIDQKSLDQYRAGTLTLTQFADHISSRTSGSEMTITASSAEDVITCSSPTLAAPSSPTVRKRFNSISITLSPPELFDDQSPVAAIFDTETLEKITVPEAHRRGIVDTITAQRLLEAQASTGGIINPANGQRLTLQDAVHQCVIDEAMANKLKAAQKAYVGFEDVKTKRRMSAAEAVKEAWLPYEAGQRFLEFQYLTGGLIEPGTGKRISIEEAIRKSWLDGLAAQKLQDTRNYPKNLTCPKTKLKISYKEAMDSCMVEESNGMKMLQASSVSSKGLSSPYNVSNPGSRSGSRSGSRSGSRRGSVDYSSTYTYSFSSSSTSGNY